One stretch of Lacrimispora sphenoides DNA includes these proteins:
- a CDS encoding flavodoxin family protein, translating to MKISIFDLGQNNRNESLAQEIKNYYLETKKETEVVIYHSMDTEMKDCIGCWSCWWKTPGKCALNDDAFKLYKDYINSDEVVILFHTANGFIDGKGKTFLDRLIQHYLPYIKLRNGECCHLKRYDKYPVMNFYFEKSGLSTEEVKIIKDYLTRMAYHFQSPCKEILYENESIQTADLESTKLMAEVLSKEVIERKPSGKWVIYNGSPRGNHSNSKLIIEKIIMGMKAQGAENIEVRNLINIKEQKNWAENFSSVENNLFVFPLYVHAMPGSVMKFFELLKPINDKEVHMAFLVQSGFPETSQSYYLRPYLELITKRLGVSFDGTIIKGGVEGIQMKPENANKKFFDQMELIGRTYASKGIMDLNLKKEYEKSEYLSKGTQLLFSIFSLTGLTNYYWDFNLKKNGAYEKRFAKPYTE from the coding sequence ATGAAAATATCAATTTTTGATTTAGGACAAAACAATAGAAATGAATCACTGGCTCAGGAAATTAAGAATTACTATCTGGAAACAAAAAAGGAAACAGAGGTAGTCATCTATCATTCTATGGATACCGAAATGAAGGATTGTATCGGTTGTTGGAGCTGCTGGTGGAAGACCCCTGGAAAATGTGCGTTGAACGATGATGCATTTAAATTGTATAAGGACTATATAAACAGTGATGAAGTAGTTATTTTGTTTCATACAGCAAATGGATTTATTGATGGAAAGGGAAAAACATTTCTGGATCGATTAATTCAACATTATCTACCCTACATTAAATTAAGAAATGGTGAATGCTGTCACTTGAAACGATATGATAAATATCCTGTTATGAACTTCTATTTTGAAAAGAGTGGGTTAAGTACAGAGGAAGTGAAAATCATAAAGGACTATCTCACCCGCATGGCATACCATTTCCAAAGCCCTTGTAAAGAAATATTGTATGAAAATGAAAGCATACAAACAGCTGACTTAGAAAGCACAAAGCTTATGGCTGAGGTTTTGTCAAAGGAAGTTATTGAAAGAAAACCAAGCGGCAAATGGGTGATTTATAATGGATCTCCAAGGGGGAATCATTCTAACAGTAAACTGATCATTGAAAAGATAATAATGGGAATGAAGGCACAGGGAGCAGAAAATATAGAAGTTAGGAATTTGATAAATATAAAAGAACAGAAAAATTGGGCTGAGAATTTCAGCTCCGTTGAAAATAATTTATTTGTATTTCCGCTTTATGTTCACGCTATGCCGGGATCAGTAATGAAATTCTTTGAACTACTAAAGCCAATTAACGATAAAGAGGTACATATGGCATTTTTAGTTCAGTCCGGTTTTCCAGAGACTAGTCAGTCGTACTATTTGAGACCTTATCTTGAACTAATTACAAAAAGGCTGGGGGTATCCTTTGACGGAACCATTATAAAAGGCGGTGTGGAAGGTATCCAAATGAAACCAGAAAATGCCAACAAAAAGTTCTTTGATCAAATGGAGTTAATAGGAAGAACATATGCCAGCAAAGGAATCATGGATTTAAACCTGAAAAAAGAATATGAAAAATCAGAGTATCTTTCAAAAGGGACTCAATTATTATTTTCTATATTCTCATTAACCGGATTAACGAACTACTATTGGGATTTCAATCTTAAGAAGAATGGTGCTTATGAAAAAAGATTTGCAAAACCATATACGGAATGA
- a CDS encoding GNAT family N-acetyltransferase — MREYFLKTNRIGFSKWSASDLDLAAQLWGDKEVTQFICASGKFTRQDIVNRLDTEIHNDEEFHIQYWPIFELATDELIGCCGIRPFKTDTHSYEFGSHLRKKYWGMGYASEAARAVINYSFDILKTVKLYAGHHPQNKASEKLLLRLGFQYIGLNFYEPTGLYHPSYEIGVPVSIED; from the coding sequence ATGCGAGAGTATTTTCTAAAAACAAACCGGATTGGTTTCTCGAAGTGGAGTGCTTCCGATTTGGATTTGGCTGCTCAGCTATGGGGAGATAAAGAGGTCACACAGTTTATTTGCGCTTCCGGAAAGTTTACACGTCAGGATATCGTTAACCGCCTGGATACTGAAATTCATAATGATGAGGAGTTTCATATACAGTATTGGCCTATTTTTGAGCTTGCTACAGATGAACTGATTGGCTGTTGCGGTATCCGCCCCTTTAAAACGGATACGCATTCCTATGAGTTTGGTTCTCATCTACGAAAAAAATACTGGGGCATGGGATATGCCTCTGAGGCAGCAAGAGCCGTCATAAATTACAGTTTTGATATTTTAAAGACAGTTAAATTGTATGCAGGACATCATCCGCAAAATAAGGCTTCAGAAAAGCTGCTCTTGAGACTGGGTTTTCAATATATTGGTTTGAATTTTTATGAACCGACGGGATTGTATCATCCGTCCTATGAAATCGGGGTGCCGGTTTCAATAGAAGATTAG
- a CDS encoding PadR family transcriptional regulator has translation MIELIILGFLSYNNPLTLYDIKKGMERSTEYFASTSQGAIHPALVKLEKNGYITSKEEVKNNRTKKLYRITDSGRERFSMLMRQDLGFDKYKSTQLLKMLFFNELNKEERLESISIHIKNFKNMQKDLVNIRDEGNLRLEEMGGSLENHRPAKYENDALAFGLAYTSFVIKWFEDYFKRIEGES, from the coding sequence ATGATAGAGTTAATTATTTTAGGATTTTTATCTTATAATAATCCTCTTACCTTATACGACATAAAAAAGGGAATGGAAAGAAGCACCGAATATTTTGCAAGTACAAGTCAAGGCGCAATCCATCCGGCTTTAGTGAAACTTGAGAAGAATGGATATATAACTTCAAAAGAGGAAGTTAAAAATAATAGGACAAAAAAGTTATACAGAATTACGGATTCTGGAAGAGAACGATTTAGCATGCTGATGAGACAGGATTTGGGTTTTGATAAGTATAAGTCCACACAATTGCTAAAGATGCTATTCTTTAATGAATTAAACAAAGAGGAACGGTTGGAATCGATTAGCATCCATATTAAGAACTTTAAAAATATGCAGAAAGACCTTGTAAACATTAGAGATGAAGGGAATTTGCGCCTTGAGGAAATGGGGGGATCTCTGGAAAACCACAGACCGGCAAAATATGAAAATGATGCTCTTGCGTTTGGCCTTGCGTATACCAGCTTTGTGATAAAGTGGTTTGAAGATTATTTTAAAAGGATAGAGGGGGAGTCATGA